A single genomic interval of Flavihumibacter rivuli harbors:
- a CDS encoding helix-turn-helix domain-containing protein: protein MASGRKAHHQVLLFVETNPCTPEMIYKHYQPTARTAAFVQRYELRHFRFNGLSNLPFKPFPASPFPYLHFYPRGFETMKDPSNDSSLVKKDTAISALFSHRYDRYVSEEFMLITVILNPGILHCLGGMGMREMVDQHLNADEVFGNCFRTINEKLQSVEDYPTLIAMVDDFLHCFMNERLVGAKLPMAQLIGRMVADPSGTGIEQIASDACLSYRQFERRFIEYTGLCPRSYQRIARFHYAYTLKQQQPEWDWLRIAIDAGYTDYQHLAKDFIAFAGTTPPRYFKEDDNAPGRLLGLRKR, encoded by the coding sequence ATGGCGTCGGGCCGGAAGGCACACCACCAGGTCCTGTTGTTTGTTGAAACCAATCCTTGTACACCTGAAATGATCTATAAACACTATCAACCAACAGCCCGCACTGCAGCTTTTGTGCAACGCTATGAACTCAGGCATTTCCGGTTCAATGGCCTTTCCAATCTTCCATTCAAGCCTTTTCCAGCCAGTCCCTTTCCCTATCTGCATTTTTATCCCCGGGGCTTTGAAACCATGAAAGACCCATCCAATGACAGTTCATTGGTGAAAAAGGATACAGCCATTTCAGCCCTTTTTTCGCATAGATATGATCGTTATGTTTCAGAGGAATTCATGCTCATAACGGTTATTTTGAATCCTGGTATCCTGCATTGCCTGGGTGGCATGGGCATGAGGGAAATGGTTGACCAGCACCTTAATGCCGATGAGGTTTTTGGTAACTGCTTTCGAACTATCAATGAAAAGTTGCAGTCGGTTGAAGATTATCCGACCCTAATCGCAATGGTAGATGATTTTCTCCACTGTTTTATGAACGAAAGGTTGGTGGGAGCAAAATTGCCCATGGCCCAACTGATCGGTAGGATGGTAGCCGATCCCTCCGGTACAGGAATTGAGCAAATTGCTTCAGATGCCTGTTTGTCCTATCGCCAGTTTGAAAGGCGGTTCATTGAATATACCGGTTTGTGCCCAAGGTCATACCAGCGGATAGCGAGATTCCATTACGCCTATACGCTGAAACAACAGCAACCGGAATGGGATTGGTTAAGGATTGCCATTGATGCAGGTTACACTGATTACCAGCACCTGGCTAAGGATTTTATCGCTTTCGCCGGTACCACCCCTCCAAGGTATTTCAAGGAGGATGATAATGCTCCCGGCAGGTTATTGGGATTGAGGAAACGATGA
- a CDS encoding DUF4242 domain-containing protein, producing the protein MPKYVIEREVPGAGKLSAEQLKAISQTSCGVLSGMGPQIQWVQSYVTGDKIYCVYIAENKEQVLEHAQKGGFPANAVNEVAAIIDPTTAE; encoded by the coding sequence ATGCCGAAATATGTCATCGAAAGGGAAGTCCCCGGGGCAGGCAAACTAAGCGCCGAACAACTGAAGGCCATCTCCCAAACCTCTTGCGGTGTGTTGTCCGGTATGGGCCCTCAGATCCAATGGGTTCAGAGTTATGTTACCGGCGACAAGATCTACTGTGTGTACATTGCCGAGAACAAGGAGCAAGTGCTGGAGCATGCTCAGAAGGGAGGCTTCCCAGCCAATGCAGTAAATGAGGTGGCTGCCATAATTGACCCCACTACAGCGGAGTAA
- a CDS encoding IlvD/Edd family dehydratase → MQDKPLRSRNWFGKTGKDGFIYRAWMKNQGIPPDAFDGRPVIGICNTWSELTPCNAHFRELAESVKHGIYEAGGFPVEFPVMSLGETLIKPTAMLYRNLVSMDVEESIRANPLDGVVLLCGCDKTTPSLVMGACSVNIPTIVVSGGAMLTGKFRGRDIGTSDIWRFSEAVRSGSMSQAELELAEAGMCRSKGHCAVMGTASTMAAMVESLGLSLPGNAAIPAADSRRKVLAQLSGRRIVEMVKEDLKLSEILTRKSFENAIMVNAAIGGSTNFIIHLLAIAGRIGVPLELQDFDRFSRDIPLIANLQPSGQYFMEDLYYAGGLPAVMKELEGRLHADCITANGKTLGANNANAECFDRDVIATLSHPFKASSGVAVLNGNLCEHGAVIKPSAASEHLLYHKGKAVVFENIDDYKARIDDPDLGVDENSVLVLKNVGPKGYPGMPEVGNMGLPAKLLAKGITDMVRISDGRMSGTGFGTVILHASPEAALGGNFAVVRTGDTIELDVASRSLQLLVSEEELKRRKAEWQPSITVSDRGYTSLYQHHVEQAHLGADLDFLKGGSGSAVNKDSH, encoded by the coding sequence ATGCAGGACAAACCCCTACGCAGCCGCAACTGGTTCGGCAAGACAGGTAAGGATGGATTTATTTACCGTGCCTGGATGAAGAACCAGGGAATACCCCCCGACGCTTTCGACGGCAGGCCCGTTATCGGCATCTGTAATACCTGGTCGGAACTCACCCCTTGCAATGCCCATTTCCGCGAATTGGCTGAATCTGTAAAGCATGGCATCTATGAAGCCGGCGGATTCCCTGTTGAATTCCCCGTAATGTCGCTTGGCGAAACCCTGATCAAACCCACTGCCATGCTTTACCGAAACCTCGTTAGCATGGATGTGGAAGAATCCATCCGCGCCAATCCACTCGATGGTGTGGTGTTGCTCTGCGGCTGCGATAAGACCACCCCTTCCCTGGTCATGGGTGCCTGCAGCGTCAATATCCCCACCATTGTGGTATCGGGCGGTGCCATGCTAACGGGCAAGTTCAGGGGCAGGGATATCGGCACCAGTGATATCTGGCGCTTCAGTGAAGCCGTTCGTTCCGGCTCCATGAGCCAGGCTGAACTGGAACTGGCAGAAGCAGGCATGTGCCGCAGCAAGGGACATTGCGCCGTAATGGGTACGGCCTCCACCATGGCTGCCATGGTAGAATCATTGGGACTCTCCTTACCCGGCAATGCCGCCATACCAGCCGCTGACTCCAGGCGAAAGGTACTCGCACAATTATCCGGAAGGCGGATAGTGGAAATGGTAAAAGAAGACCTGAAACTATCGGAGATCCTTACACGAAAATCTTTTGAGAATGCCATCATGGTCAATGCAGCTATCGGTGGCTCTACCAATTTCATCATTCACTTGCTGGCCATCGCCGGAAGGATCGGGGTGCCATTGGAACTGCAGGACTTCGACCGTTTCTCCAGGGATATCCCACTCATTGCTAACCTGCAACCATCAGGACAATACTTTATGGAAGACCTTTATTATGCAGGTGGGCTTCCGGCAGTAATGAAGGAACTGGAAGGCAGGTTACATGCCGACTGCATTACAGCCAACGGAAAAACATTAGGAGCAAATAATGCCAACGCCGAATGCTTTGACCGCGACGTGATCGCCACCTTAAGCCATCCCTTCAAAGCCAGCAGTGGTGTGGCCGTGCTGAACGGAAACCTTTGTGAACACGGAGCCGTGATCAAACCATCGGCGGCCAGTGAACACCTGCTTTACCATAAAGGAAAAGCCGTGGTCTTTGAAAACATTGATGACTATAAAGCAAGGATCGATGACCCCGACCTGGGGGTAGATGAAAACTCGGTGCTCGTCCTGAAGAATGTTGGCCCTAAAGGATATCCAGGAATGCCGGAGGTTGGGAACATGGGCTTACCGGCTAAACTCCTGGCCAAAGGCATTACAGACATGGTCAGGATCTCCGATGGCCGGATGAGCGGTACCGGGTTTGGCACAGTAATCCTGCATGCCTCACCGGAAGCCGCACTGGGAGGCAATTTCGCTGTTGTCAGGACCGGCGATACAATTGAATTGGATGTGGCTAGCCGTTCCCTGCAACTATTGGTAAGCGAGGAAGAACTCAAGCGTCGCAAGGCTGAATGGCAACCATCCATCACCGTGAGTGACCGCGGTTATACCAGTCTTTACCAGCATCATGTTGAACAGGCCCACCTTGGCGCCGACCTGGATTTCCTGAAAGGCGGCTCGGGTTCAGCTGTCAATAAAGATTCTCATTAA
- a CDS encoding SDR family NAD(P)-dependent oxidoreductase, protein MDFDKKVAIVTGAGQGIGLEICRQLARQGARVILNDLDETLCNQAADLITGEGGTCMAMAGDSSDQALIDRMVNFAVSSYGQLDIAIGNAGITLYGDFFTYTREAFDRVMNVNLAGTFFLAQAAANQMKQQAGGGSLLFTSSVTGHQAHKNLAAYGMSKAALEMLARNLVIELSRYRITVNTIAPGATMTERTMEDKDYAVTWSKLTPMGRPATVTDIANAALFLVSEKARHITGQSLVVDGGWTSISPNP, encoded by the coding sequence ATGGACTTCGATAAAAAAGTAGCTATCGTTACCGGGGCGGGACAGGGTATCGGCCTGGAGATCTGTAGGCAATTGGCCCGGCAGGGTGCAAGGGTCATTCTCAACGACCTGGATGAAACCCTATGCAACCAAGCCGCGGATTTGATCACCGGGGAAGGCGGGACCTGTATGGCGATGGCCGGTGATTCCAGTGACCAGGCCTTGATTGACCGAATGGTAAACTTTGCCGTTAGTAGCTATGGTCAGCTTGATATTGCCATCGGCAATGCAGGTATCACCCTTTATGGGGATTTCTTTACTTATACCCGCGAGGCTTTCGACCGGGTAATGAACGTAAACCTGGCAGGAACATTTTTCCTGGCACAAGCAGCAGCCAACCAAATGAAGCAGCAAGCCGGTGGGGGCTCCCTCCTCTTCACCTCCTCCGTTACAGGACACCAGGCCCATAAGAACCTGGCAGCCTATGGCATGAGCAAAGCGGCACTCGAAATGCTGGCAAGAAACCTGGTGATAGAGCTCTCACGGTACCGCATAACCGTAAATACCATAGCTCCAGGGGCAACCATGACGGAACGGACAATGGAAGACAAGGATTATGCAGTCACCTGGTCAAAGCTGACCCCGATGGGCAGGCCAGCCACCGTTACCGATATAGCCAATGCTGCCTTATTCCTTGTATCAGAAAAAGCCAGGCATATCACCGGCCAGAGCCTGGTGGTGGACGGTGGCTGGACCAGTATCAGTCCCAACCCATAG
- a CDS encoding Gfo/Idh/MocA family protein — MARKIRMGMVGGGRGAFIGGVHRIAAAMDGEIELVCGAFSSSPEKSIASGQDLMLDPDRCYADFKEMIKKEKKRKDRMDVVSIVTPNHMHFEPAKLALENGYHVICDKPVTFTLQEAKKLKDIIQKTGLTFALTHNYTGYPMVKEARQLIRNGALGKIRKVVVEYPQGWLSFPIEKQGSKQAEWRVDPSKSGVAGAVGDLGTHAENLAEFVTGLRITELCADLSSVVEGRVLDDDANILLHFDNGAKGILHCSQICNGDLNGLNIRVYGELGSLHWRQETPQYLHHKSIDGHKIYQPNVGKLSDEANANTRIPFGHPEGYLEAFANIYRNFARTVRKRMNGEEPTALDLDFPTIDDGIRGMQFIETVIASGKQCKWTKFKS; from the coding sequence ATGGCAAGAAAAATAAGAATGGGCATGGTTGGCGGCGGCAGGGGCGCATTCATTGGTGGCGTACACCGGATCGCAGCAGCAATGGACGGGGAAATAGAATTGGTCTGTGGGGCCTTTAGTTCTTCCCCCGAAAAATCGATCGCATCCGGTCAGGACCTGATGCTGGACCCTGATAGGTGTTATGCCGACTTTAAGGAGATGATCAAAAAAGAAAAGAAACGTAAGGATAGAATGGATGTGGTATCGATCGTTACCCCCAACCATATGCATTTCGAACCCGCAAAGCTGGCATTGGAAAATGGCTACCATGTGATCTGCGATAAGCCTGTTACTTTTACCTTGCAGGAAGCCAAAAAACTGAAAGACATCATCCAGAAAACTGGCCTCACTTTTGCATTGACGCATAACTACACCGGCTATCCGATGGTGAAGGAAGCCAGGCAACTGATCCGTAATGGCGCGTTGGGAAAGATCCGCAAAGTGGTGGTAGAATACCCACAGGGATGGCTCTCCTTCCCCATTGAAAAGCAGGGCTCCAAACAGGCAGAGTGGCGCGTTGATCCAAGCAAATCGGGAGTAGCAGGCGCCGTTGGTGACCTCGGCACCCATGCGGAAAACCTGGCTGAATTTGTGACCGGTTTGAGGATTACGGAACTTTGCGCCGATCTGAGTTCAGTAGTGGAAGGAAGGGTATTGGACGATGATGCCAATATCCTGCTGCATTTCGATAATGGCGCCAAGGGCATCCTGCATTGCAGCCAGATCTGCAATGGCGACCTGAATGGACTCAATATCCGCGTTTACGGGGAACTGGGAAGTTTACATTGGCGCCAGGAAACCCCTCAATATTTGCACCATAAGAGCATTGATGGGCATAAGATCTACCAACCCAATGTTGGTAAGTTGTCCGATGAAGCCAATGCGAATACCCGTATCCCCTTTGGCCATCCCGAAGGTTACCTGGAAGCCTTCGCCAACATTTACCGCAATTTCGCAAGGACCGTACGTAAGCGCATGAATGGCGAAGAACCTACCGCACTGGACCTCGATTTCCCCACCATCGATGATGGTATCCGTGGTATGCAGTTCATTGAAACAGTTATTGCCAGCGGCAAGCAATGCAAGTGGACAAAATTTAAATCCTAG
- a CDS encoding SMP-30/gluconolactonase/LRE family protein, producing the protein MPAPYEIVYDHTCLLGEGPVWDDQRQSIIWVDILNGHIHEYHEPTQTHQSYDSHDMVGTVGLTRDGNFIAALSNGIVLMDRKNGRIQPVAHPESTLIGNRYNDGKPDPSGRFWVGSMSLKEEKGAGSLYRIDHDHSVHRMINKVSISNGLAWDVERNLFYYIDTLTSVVMAYDYDPATGDISRPRVVIRIPEKEGYPDGMTIDSEGKLWIAHWAGWKVSRWDPFSGRQLQSFSLPAAKITSCCFGGQGLSDLYITSARKGLSAEQIEQQPHAGALFVIRNCGSKGFAPFRYH; encoded by the coding sequence ATGCCAGCGCCATATGAAATTGTTTACGATCACACCTGTCTCTTAGGCGAGGGACCCGTTTGGGACGACCAGCGGCAAAGCATTATTTGGGTGGATATCCTCAACGGGCACATTCATGAATACCATGAACCAACCCAAACACATCAAAGCTACGATAGCCATGATATGGTAGGCACGGTCGGACTGACCAGGGACGGTAACTTCATTGCAGCACTCAGTAATGGCATAGTGCTGATGGACAGGAAGAACGGAAGAATCCAACCGGTCGCACATCCCGAATCTACGCTTATTGGTAATCGTTATAATGACGGCAAACCGGACCCTTCCGGTCGCTTCTGGGTGGGCAGCATGTCGCTGAAAGAAGAAAAAGGGGCAGGAAGCCTGTACAGGATCGACCACGATCATAGCGTTCATCGTATGATCAATAAGGTGAGTATTTCCAATGGACTGGCGTGGGATGTTGAGAGGAATTTGTTCTATTATATAGATACACTTACCTCTGTGGTCATGGCCTACGACTATGATCCCGCTACCGGGGATATCAGCCGGCCAAGGGTGGTCATCCGGATCCCGGAAAAGGAAGGATATCCGGATGGGATGACCATAGACAGCGAAGGCAAGCTATGGATCGCACACTGGGCTGGTTGGAAGGTAAGTCGCTGGGATCCCTTTTCCGGCAGGCAACTGCAAAGCTTCTCCCTGCCTGCTGCCAAAATAACTTCCTGCTGCTTCGGGGGACAGGGACTATCTGACCTTTACATTACCTCAGCCCGCAAGGGATTATCAGCTGAACAAATCGAGCAACAACCGCATGCCGGCGCCCTATTTGTGATCCGCAATTGCGGGAGTAAAGGATTTGCCCCATTCCGTTATCATTAA
- a CDS encoding TonB-dependent receptor, translated as MKKIILLSTFFSFLLLDLAAQSITGSIKDEKGSPVDGATIKVKETGTHAIADLNGKFTIKTPSTLPYSLQITSAGYAASEVEISALKDSILTIILLDNNQLSEVVITSRRRLETAQSVPIPISVVGGAQVEDAGAFNVNRLKEMVPTVQLYSSNPRNTTLNIRGLGSTFGLTNDGIDPGVGFYVDGVYYARAAATALDFIDVDQVEILRGPQGTLFGKNTTAGAFNITSRAPKFKSGATFEVSYGNYGFVQAKASVTGKIAKKLAGRLSFSGTQRNGLLYNIATQKPVNDLNNIGVRGQLLYAPTENLKITFIGDITDQKPDGYAQVIAGVVKTERPGYRQFDSIIADLGYQLPTRNAFDRIIDHNTPWRSGNQLGGASVNVDAKIGNGTLTSTTAWRYWNWDPSNDRDFTGLSVLQLSQATSKHQQWTQELRYAGDFSSRLSGVIGVFLIGQDLKTDPFHVEESGNAQWRFSQSTRSDLWKTPGLFDGYGIRTNSRLQTFGAAIFGQLDWAITEKLHLLPGLRYNYDKKEVDFERKTYGGLETNDPALLALKRSVYTDQAFAAQVDSSNFSGQITVAYKASGKINAFATYSMSYKPVGINLGGLPTSGGNPMTELAVIKPEFVTHYEVGIKTNPTKNSTLNFVAHQTDIKDYQTQVQSPEVGVNRGYLANADKVRVWGVELDGNIRVNERLYFYGSVAYTDGKYVSFPNAPLPLEETGRAQSFKDASSGVLPGISKWAGSYGGEIQSALKKAFGQPGRYFFAVDGFARSGFSSSPTPSKFLNVAGYALLNARIGYRSKEGFSVFFWGRNILDKDYYEQLLPAAGNAGHYAGVLGDPKTYGITLRYSL; from the coding sequence ATGAAAAAGATCATTCTACTCAGTACTTTCTTCAGTTTTTTGCTGCTCGACCTGGCGGCTCAATCCATCACCGGCTCCATCAAGGACGAGAAAGGTTCTCCGGTCGATGGCGCCACCATCAAAGTAAAAGAAACCGGAACCCATGCCATTGCCGATCTCAATGGAAAATTCACGATCAAAACCCCTTCCACCCTGCCCTATTCCCTGCAGATCACCTCGGCAGGCTATGCAGCCAGCGAAGTGGAGATCAGCGCACTGAAGGACTCCATCCTGACCATTATCCTGCTCGACAATAACCAACTGTCGGAAGTAGTGATCACCTCCAGGCGCCGTCTCGAAACTGCCCAGTCAGTACCCATCCCCATCTCTGTAGTGGGTGGCGCACAGGTAGAAGATGCAGGTGCATTCAATGTCAACCGCCTGAAAGAAATGGTACCAACTGTGCAATTGTATTCATCCAACCCCAGGAATACCACGTTGAACATCCGCGGCCTCGGTTCCACCTTTGGCCTGACCAATGATGGTATTGATCCCGGTGTAGGCTTTTATGTTGACGGTGTGTATTATGCCCGCGCCGCTGCAACTGCACTGGATTTCATTGACGTTGACCAGGTGGAGATCCTCCGTGGCCCCCAAGGAACCCTTTTTGGCAAGAACACTACCGCCGGTGCTTTCAACATTACTTCAAGGGCCCCCAAATTCAAGTCTGGCGCCACTTTCGAGGTCAGCTACGGTAATTATGGATTTGTCCAGGCCAAGGCTTCGGTTACCGGCAAGATCGCCAAGAAACTAGCCGGAAGGTTGTCCTTTTCCGGTACCCAAAGGAATGGCCTGCTTTACAATATCGCCACCCAGAAGCCTGTGAATGACCTCAACAATATAGGTGTACGCGGTCAACTGCTCTATGCCCCAACAGAAAACCTCAAGATCACTTTCATCGGTGATATCACCGATCAAAAACCCGATGGCTATGCACAGGTGATCGCCGGGGTCGTGAAAACGGAAAGGCCTGGCTACCGCCAGTTCGACTCCATCATTGCAGACCTTGGTTACCAATTGCCCACCCGCAATGCTTTTGACCGAATCATCGACCATAACACCCCCTGGCGCTCAGGTAACCAGCTGGGAGGCGCATCCGTAAATGTGGATGCCAAGATTGGCAACGGAACCCTAACCTCCACCACAGCCTGGCGCTACTGGAACTGGGATCCCTCCAATGACCGCGATTTTACCGGCCTGTCTGTATTGCAATTGTCCCAGGCCACTTCCAAGCACCAGCAATGGACACAGGAGTTGCGTTATGCCGGTGATTTCTCTTCCCGGCTCAGCGGGGTGATCGGGGTCTTCCTGATCGGCCAGGACCTTAAGACCGATCCCTTCCATGTTGAAGAATCCGGTAATGCCCAATGGCGCTTCTCCCAAAGCACGAGGAGCGATCTTTGGAAAACACCCGGGCTCTTTGATGGCTATGGCATCCGGACCAATTCCCGATTGCAAACATTTGGCGCCGCCATTTTTGGCCAATTGGATTGGGCCATAACCGAAAAACTTCACCTTCTTCCCGGTCTCCGTTACAATTACGACAAGAAGGAGGTGGACTTTGAAAGAAAGACCTATGGTGGATTGGAAACCAATGATCCGGCCTTGCTGGCCTTGAAACGTTCTGTTTATACCGACCAGGCCTTCGCTGCCCAAGTAGACTCCAGCAATTTCTCCGGCCAGATTACGGTAGCTTACAAAGCCTCCGGTAAGATCAATGCCTTTGCCACTTATTCAATGAGCTATAAACCTGTCGGCATCAACCTTGGTGGCTTACCAACCTCCGGTGGCAATCCCATGACAGAACTTGCGGTGATCAAACCGGAATTTGTGACCCATTATGAAGTCGGCATCAAAACCAATCCAACCAAGAACTCCACGCTGAATTTCGTTGCCCACCAAACCGATATCAAGGACTACCAGACCCAGGTGCAATCTCCCGAAGTTGGCGTAAACAGGGGTTACCTGGCCAATGCAGATAAGGTAAGGGTATGGGGCGTTGAACTGGATGGTAACATCAGGGTGAATGAGCGTTTATACTTCTACGGTAGTGTGGCCTATACCGATGGAAAATATGTTTCCTTCCCCAATGCCCCATTGCCACTGGAAGAAACAGGAAGGGCACAATCCTTTAAGGATGCCTCTTCCGGCGTTCTGCCCGGCATCTCCAAATGGGCCGGTTCCTATGGTGGTGAGATCCAGTCAGCCCTGAAGAAAGCCTTTGGCCAGCCCGGTCGTTACTTTTTTGCAGTGGATGGATTTGCCCGTTCTGGTTTCTCTTCCAGCCCCACGCCTTCCAAATTCCTGAACGTTGCCGGTTATGCCTTGCTGAATGCCAGGATCGGGTATCGTTCAAAAGAAGGGTTTTCGGTATTCTTCTGGGGAAGGAATATCCTGGACAAGGATTATTATGAACAACTCCTGCCCGCAGCAGGTAATGCCGGGCATTATGCCGGTGTGTTGGGCGACCCCAAGACCTATGGTATCACCTTGAGGTATTCCTTATAA
- a CDS encoding YeiH family protein, which yields MSRKITLQEDQWAVLLATIIITIVVIAATLFDTTGIKFPTFKWKDQQELLDKVLSPGNLKGIAIAGLALMALSAFAIVQQGKNIFVALSAILLLYLLAILSLIAAGNALMNQLGLEYVLFALFIGIILNNLFRIPDWFRQAIRSELYIKTGLIILGTSVLFSDIIKAGLPGILQAVLVVSVVWFVALWLCRKYKVDDEFGIMIASAVSICGVSAAIVAAGAIQGDKKKLSYVTTLVLLLAIPMLLLQPWIIRYFQIPEIVGGAWLGGTLDTTASVTAASELVGPQAVKVGVIIKFSQNVLIGVAGFLITSWWVLRNKNGQPANDSTIPAWKTILERFPKFVVGFILASLLFSFIIPAGTTKQVSGLLNGIRTLWFALAFVSIGMEAKFSELVKVQDGRPAIAFSLAQVFNIIWTLLIAYLLFSGILFSIPNIQ from the coding sequence ATGAGTAGAAAAATCACCCTGCAGGAAGACCAATGGGCCGTACTGTTGGCCACCATCATTATTACCATTGTAGTAATTGCAGCAACACTGTTCGATACTACAGGGATCAAATTCCCCACCTTCAAATGGAAGGACCAGCAAGAACTGTTGGATAAGGTCCTTAGTCCCGGCAACCTGAAAGGCATAGCCATCGCCGGATTGGCATTGATGGCCTTATCAGCATTCGCCATTGTCCAGCAGGGAAAAAACATCTTCGTTGCGCTATCCGCCATCTTGTTGCTTTACTTACTGGCCATTCTTTCGCTTATCGCTGCAGGCAATGCGCTCATGAACCAGTTGGGCCTGGAATATGTATTGTTCGCCTTGTTCATTGGTATCATCCTCAATAACCTCTTTCGAATCCCGGATTGGTTCAGGCAGGCCATTCGATCGGAGTTGTACATTAAAACCGGGCTGATCATCCTGGGCACCAGTGTGTTGTTCAGCGATATCATCAAAGCAGGTTTACCAGGGATCTTGCAGGCAGTATTGGTCGTTTCCGTTGTCTGGTTTGTTGCCCTCTGGCTATGCAGGAAGTATAAGGTGGATGATGAGTTCGGTATCATGATCGCGTCGGCAGTATCGATTTGCGGGGTATCAGCGGCCATCGTTGCGGCCGGTGCCATTCAGGGCGATAAGAAAAAACTTTCCTATGTAACTACCCTGGTACTATTATTAGCAATACCCATGTTGTTATTACAGCCCTGGATCATCCGCTATTTCCAGATCCCTGAAATAGTGGGTGGCGCGTGGTTGGGAGGAACACTGGATACCACCGCTTCCGTTACAGCGGCTTCTGAATTAGTGGGTCCCCAGGCCGTTAAAGTAGGTGTCATCATCAAGTTCTCCCAAAATGTATTGATCGGAGTAGCAGGATTCCTGATCACCTCCTGGTGGGTATTGCGAAATAAGAATGGGCAGCCCGCCAATGATAGCACTATCCCGGCCTGGAAGACCATCCTGGAGCGCTTTCCCAAATTTGTAGTCGGATTCATCCTGGCCTCCCTCCTTTTCTCCTTCATCATTCCTGCTGGCACTACTAAACAAGTCAGTGGCCTACTGAATGGCATACGGACCCTATGGTTTGCATTGGCCTTTGTATCCATTGGCATGGAGGCTAAATTCTCTGAACTGGTCAAGGTACAGGATGGCCGCCCTGCCATTGCTTTCAGTCTTGCACAGGTATTCAATATCATCTGGACCTTATTGATCGCCTACTTATTGTTCAGCGGGATCTTATTCAGTATTCCCAATATCCAATAA
- a CDS encoding CapA family protein — translation MAVETTICIGFTGDVMIGRGVDEALNENGVLYAWGNTLPFLKKTDINIINLENTLTNSNHQALKTFNFKATPDKVNTLTAANITIANLANNHILDYHEEGLLETIATLDKAGIKHAGAGRNAEEAARPVVIQSKGLTIGLLGFTDNEPSWKAGPDRCGVNYIDIDDEGDRKNATIAISQLNQEVDIVIVSIHWGPNMNTEPSATFVDFAHQMADAGAAIIHGHSAHNFQGVEVYQEKLILYDTGDFVDDYRVDPFFRNDHSFFYRVMVDKYGPTSLELIPVLITQYQVNLAQKEARQWSIQNMKALAEKWGTAISDNGVLTIRNDR, via the coding sequence ATGGCAGTAGAAACGACCATATGCATTGGCTTCACCGGTGATGTCATGATCGGCCGCGGGGTGGATGAAGCACTAAATGAGAACGGTGTCCTCTATGCGTGGGGCAATACGCTGCCCTTTTTAAAAAAAACGGACATCAATATCATCAACCTCGAAAACACCCTGACGAATAGCAACCACCAAGCCTTAAAGACCTTCAACTTCAAAGCAACACCCGATAAGGTCAATACCCTTACTGCTGCGAACATCACCATTGCCAACCTGGCCAACAACCATATCCTCGATTACCATGAGGAAGGTTTGCTGGAAACCATTGCCACCCTTGACAAAGCCGGCATAAAGCATGCAGGTGCAGGAAGGAATGCAGAAGAAGCAGCAAGGCCAGTGGTCATCCAAAGCAAAGGACTAACCATCGGCTTACTAGGCTTTACCGATAATGAACCTTCCTGGAAAGCAGGTCCGGACCGCTGCGGGGTGAACTATATTGATATTGATGATGAAGGAGACCGCAAAAATGCGACCATAGCGATCAGCCAATTAAATCAAGAAGTAGATATTGTGATCGTCAGTATTCATTGGGGACCGAACATGAATACGGAACCATCAGCAACTTTTGTAGACTTTGCCCACCAAATGGCAGATGCAGGCGCGGCTATCATCCATGGGCATAGTGCCCACAACTTTCAAGGAGTGGAAGTCTATCAGGAAAAACTGATCCTCTATGATACCGGTGATTTCGTGGATGATTACCGCGTAGATCCTTTCTTCCGGAACGACCATTCCTTTTTCTACCGGGTAATGGTGGACAAGTATGGACCAACCAGCTTGGAACTCATTCCGGTATTGATCACCCAATACCAGGTAAACCTCGCCCAAAAAGAAGCCAGACAATGGAGCATACAAAACATGAAAGCGCTAGCTGAAAAATGGGGCACGGCTATTTCGGATAATGGTGTACTGACCATCAGGAATGACAGGTAA